GGGCTCGGCGCCGGCCATCCCCATCCCCGCCAGGGCGGGCTGCGGGGCCATCAGCGCCTCGTAGTCCGCGCGGAACTTCTGGATGCTGGAGACGATGGGCGCGGCCGCCGCGTCGCTCAGCACGCAGATCGTCTTCCCCGTCATGTTGTCGGAGATCTGCAGCAGCGTGTCGATGTCCTCGGGAAGCCCGCGCCCGTTCTCGATGCGGCGCAGGATCTTCGCCGCCCACGCCGTCCCCTCGCGGCAGGGCGTGCACTGCCCGCAGCTCTCGTGGGCGTAGAAGTCCACCATGCGCCGCACCTGCTTCACCACGTTCGTCGTATCGTCCATGACGATCACGGAGCCGCAGCCCAGCATCGTCCCCGCCTCGGCCATCGCCTCGTAGTCCATGGCGATGTCGAGCTCGTCGCCGGTGAGGAT
The sequence above is a segment of the Longimicrobium sp. genome. Coding sequences within it:
- a CDS encoding NADH-ubiquinone oxidoreductase-F iron-sulfur binding region domain-containing protein, yielding ILTGDELDIAMDYEAMAEAGTMLGCGSVIVMDDTTNVVKQVRRMVDFYAHESCGQCTPCREGTAWAAKILRRIENGRGLPEDIDTLLQISDNMTGKTICVLSDAAAAPIVSSIQKFRADYEALMAPQPALAGMGMAGAEPGTVR